One Panthera leo isolate Ple1 chromosome B1, P.leo_Ple1_pat1.1, whole genome shotgun sequence DNA window includes the following coding sequences:
- the LOC122218645 gene encoding protein S100-P yields the protein MTELETAMGMIIDVFARYAGAEGNKQSLTKGELKTLMEKELPGFLQNKRDRNAVDKLLKDLDANGDAEVDFNEFMVFVAALTAACHKYFEQAGLH from the exons ATGACGGAACTGGAGACGGCCATGGGCATGATTATTGACGTCTTTGCCCGGTACGCGGGGGCCGAGGGCAACAAGCAGAGCCTGACCAAGGGGGAGCTGAAGACGCTCATGGAGAAGGAGCTCCCTGGCTTCCTGCAG AATAAAAGGGACAGGAACGCCGTGGACAAACTGCTCAAGGACCTGGACGCCAACGGAGACGCCGAGGTGGATTTCAACGAGTTCATGGTGTTCGTGGCCGCCCTCACAGCCGCCTGCCACAAGTACTTTGAGCAGGCGGGACTCCACTGA